The following proteins come from a genomic window of Legionella cherrii:
- the cgtA gene encoding Obg family GTPase CgtA, with product MKFVDEAVIKIEAGHGGNGCLSFRREKFIPKGGPDGGDGGDGGSVYFEASTDLNTLVDFRYMRHYKAGNGQPGMGGNCTGKKGDDLIIKVPVGTMVYDVDTGELLGDIKEPGVPVLIAQGGFHGLGNTRYKSSVNRSPRQTSPGSPGEARHLRLELRVLADVGLLGLPNAGKSTLIRAVSSSKAKVADYPFTTLHPSLGVVSVSSHKSFVMADIPGLIEGASTGAGLGHRFLKHLSRTCVLLHVIDVAPVDDSDPVASAKTIINELAEYNPQLLEKPRWLVLNKIDMLPDAASREERIQTIVKGLNWKDKVFAISAISGEGTQQLCYSLMQLIDEMKESEA from the coding sequence ATGAAATTCGTTGATGAAGCAGTAATAAAAATAGAAGCAGGCCATGGTGGAAATGGTTGTCTTAGCTTCAGACGCGAAAAATTCATACCAAAGGGTGGCCCTGATGGTGGTGATGGGGGCGATGGTGGTAGCGTTTATTTCGAAGCAAGTACGGATTTAAATACCCTTGTGGATTTTCGTTACATGCGTCATTACAAAGCGGGTAATGGCCAGCCCGGTATGGGCGGAAATTGCACTGGGAAAAAAGGCGATGATTTAATAATAAAAGTACCTGTTGGTACTATGGTTTATGATGTAGATACTGGGGAATTGCTGGGTGATATTAAAGAGCCAGGCGTGCCGGTGTTGATTGCTCAAGGTGGATTTCATGGGTTAGGAAATACACGCTATAAGAGTAGTGTGAATCGCTCTCCAAGACAGACCTCTCCTGGAAGTCCAGGGGAAGCACGACATTTACGACTCGAATTACGGGTTTTGGCGGATGTAGGTTTATTAGGCTTACCTAACGCAGGGAAATCAACTTTAATTCGCGCCGTCTCAAGTTCAAAGGCTAAAGTCGCTGATTATCCTTTTACCACATTACATCCCAGTTTAGGTGTTGTCAGTGTTTCTTCTCACAAGAGTTTTGTCATGGCTGATATTCCGGGGCTCATTGAAGGAGCATCTACAGGGGCCGGACTTGGTCATCGGTTTTTAAAGCATCTTTCGCGGACCTGTGTATTGCTTCACGTAATTGATGTTGCTCCTGTCGATGACAGTGATCCGGTTGCATCAGCTAAAACAATTATTAATGAATTAGCAGAATACAATCCACAGCTTTTAGAAAAACCGCGATGGTTGGTATTGAACAAAATAGATATGTTGCCTGATGCAGCAAGTAGGGAAGAGCGAATACAAACCATAGTTAAGGGTTTGAATTGGAAGGATAAAGTATTTGCTATTTCAGCAATCAGCGGTGAAGGAACACAACAGTTGTGTTATTCACTGATGCAGCTGATTGATGAGATGAAAGAGTCTGAAGCATAA
- the rpmA gene encoding 50S ribosomal protein L27: MAHKKAGGSTRNGRDSNPKYLGVKRYGGQFVNAGEIIVRQRGTRFHPGPGVGCGRDHTLFALVEGLVQFVVKGEKNRKYVTIVAEQKEEAAN; the protein is encoded by the coding sequence ATGGCTCATAAGAAAGCAGGTGGTAGTACTCGTAACGGCCGCGACTCGAATCCCAAGTACCTTGGTGTGAAGCGTTATGGTGGTCAATTTGTTAATGCGGGTGAAATAATTGTAAGACAACGTGGCACACGTTTTCATCCAGGACCTGGTGTTGGTTGTGGTCGTGATCACACCTTGTTTGCCTTGGTTGAAGGTTTGGTGCAATTTGTTGTCAAAGGTGAAAAAAATCGTAAGTATGTAACTATAGTTGCAGAACAAAAAGAAGAAGCTGCAAACTAA
- the rplU gene encoding 50S ribosomal protein L21, whose amino-acid sequence MYAVIKTGGKQYTVKEGDVLKIELLPEDVGNEIQFKEVLMLADGDKIVCGTPLVAKATVKAEVLDHGRHKKVKIIKFRRRKHHMKQMGHRQYYSQVKITAISK is encoded by the coding sequence ATGTATGCGGTAATCAAAACTGGCGGTAAGCAATACACCGTGAAGGAAGGTGATGTGTTGAAAATTGAATTACTGCCTGAAGATGTTGGCAATGAAATACAATTTAAAGAAGTACTGATGTTGGCTGACGGCGATAAAATCGTCTGTGGTACTCCATTAGTTGCCAAGGCAACTGTGAAAGCTGAAGTGCTTGATCATGGCCGTCACAAGAAAGTCAAAATTATCAAGTTTCGTCGTCGTAAGCACCACATGAAACAAATGGGGCACAGACAATATTATTCGCAAGTTAAAATTACTGCGATAAGCAAGTAA
- a CDS encoding 50S ribosomal protein L25/general stress protein Ctc, producing MSNILLEAQTRTDMGKGASRRLRRLENKVPAVIYGGDKKPMSIHFQHNKVVKALETESIYSSVFDITVDGKVEHVILKALQRHPYKPVVMHMDLQRVSKTDVLVKLVPIHFINEDKAPGIKAGGIINHTMTQVEVRCQAKDLPEFIAVDMSNVQMDEVVHLSHLKLPKGVQLTVDVADGSHDAPVVSIHMPRASTTEEEAPEATEVSASEVPTVNAAKDEE from the coding sequence ATGTCAAACATCCTTTTAGAAGCACAAACAAGAACGGATATGGGGAAAGGTGCGAGCCGCCGCCTACGTCGTCTTGAAAATAAAGTACCTGCTGTTATTTATGGCGGGGATAAAAAACCAATGTCAATTCACTTTCAACATAACAAAGTAGTTAAAGCGTTGGAAACTGAAAGTATCTATTCCAGTGTTTTTGATATTACAGTTGATGGCAAAGTCGAACATGTTATTTTGAAGGCATTGCAACGTCATCCTTATAAACCAGTTGTAATGCATATGGATTTACAACGCGTTTCTAAAACCGACGTTCTGGTTAAATTAGTACCCATTCATTTCATCAATGAAGACAAAGCTCCTGGCATTAAAGCGGGCGGTATTATTAACCATACCATGACTCAAGTTGAAGTTCGTTGTCAGGCAAAAGATTTACCTGAGTTTATCGCAGTAGATATGTCCAATGTTCAAATGGATGAGGTGGTTCATCTATCTCACTTAAAATTGCCTAAAGGGGTACAACTCACTGTTGATGTTGCCGATGGTAGTCATGACGCTCCTGTTGTGAGCATTCACATGCCTAGGGCAAGCACAACAGAAGAAGAAGCACCAGAAGCTACAGAGGTTTCAGCATCTGAGGTACCTACTGTTAATGCTGCAAAAGACGAAGAGTAA
- the pth gene encoding aminoacyl-tRNA hydrolase translates to MAIKLIIGLRNPGSAYEYTRHNAGGWFVSALAHRHSAFFKLEKKMQAELTDLELNQHSGKLVLPLSFMNHSGQPTRLVSQFYRISPEEILVVHDELDLPPGRIKLKTGGGHGGHNGLRDIIAQLGSTEFHRLRIGIGHPGHRDLVHQFVLSKPSAQDRQLIYDAIDRGVAVMPLIFSGDLARAMNQLNV, encoded by the coding sequence ATGGCCATTAAACTTATCATTGGTTTGCGTAACCCAGGTTCAGCTTATGAATATACTCGACATAATGCTGGTGGATGGTTCGTCTCCGCCTTAGCTCACCGCCATAGTGCCTTTTTTAAACTGGAAAAAAAAATGCAGGCCGAACTGACTGATTTGGAATTAAATCAGCACTCAGGTAAGCTGGTTTTGCCTCTGTCTTTTATGAACCATAGTGGTCAACCTACCCGGCTTGTTAGTCAATTTTACCGAATTTCACCTGAAGAAATATTGGTCGTTCATGATGAACTGGATTTACCTCCAGGACGCATTAAACTTAAAACAGGTGGAGGCCATGGTGGTCATAATGGTTTAAGAGATATAATAGCCCAATTAGGCAGCACAGAATTTCACCGTTTACGAATAGGAATAGGTCATCCTGGCCATAGAGATTTAGTTCATCAATTTGTGCTCAGTAAACCCTCTGCACAAGACAGGCAGTTAATTTATGATGCAATTGATAGAGGCGTGGCGGTGATGCCTTTAATATTCTCAGGTGATTTAGCCAGAGCAATGAATCAATTGAATGTTTAA
- the ychF gene encoding redox-regulated ATPase YchF: MGFKCGIVGLPNVGKSTLFNALTKAGIEAANYPFCTIEPNVGIVTVPDPRLDALSDIVKPQQVLPATMQFVDIAGIVKGASKGEGLGNQFLANIRETDAIAHVVRCFENTDVVHVEGQVHPLSDIEVINTELALADMETLEKAILKAGKNSRSGNKEAIFEMKTLEKIKTHLDAGYPVRTLELSAEEEPIARRLFLLTAKPVLYIANVDDNGYENNPLLDQVRNLALQEKASIVALCAATEAELVELDEADRQEFMEDLGLSEPGLHRVIRAGYELLGLQTYFTAGVKEVRAWTIPKGATAPQAAGVIHSDFEKGFIRAEVIAYDAFITCKGEQGAKEAGKLRLEGKDYVVCDGDVMHFRFNV; encoded by the coding sequence ATGGGATTTAAATGTGGCATCGTGGGCTTGCCTAATGTTGGTAAATCAACACTGTTCAACGCACTCACCAAAGCAGGTATTGAAGCGGCAAACTATCCTTTTTGTACAATAGAACCCAATGTTGGGATAGTTACTGTTCCTGATCCTCGTCTTGATGCTTTGAGTGACATAGTCAAACCACAACAAGTACTCCCAGCAACCATGCAATTCGTTGATATTGCTGGTATTGTCAAAGGAGCATCTAAAGGCGAGGGCTTAGGTAATCAGTTTTTGGCTAACATTCGTGAAACGGACGCGATTGCCCATGTAGTACGCTGTTTTGAAAATACCGACGTAGTCCATGTCGAAGGTCAGGTACATCCACTAAGTGATATTGAAGTCATTAATACAGAACTGGCTTTAGCCGATATGGAAACTCTTGAAAAAGCCATATTGAAAGCAGGAAAAAACAGTCGTAGTGGTAATAAAGAAGCAATTTTTGAGATGAAAACCCTGGAAAAAATCAAGACACATCTTGATGCAGGTTATCCCGTCCGCACCCTGGAATTGAGTGCTGAAGAAGAACCTATTGCGCGCCGTCTTTTTCTGCTTACCGCAAAACCCGTACTTTATATTGCCAATGTCGATGACAACGGTTATGAAAACAATCCTTTACTGGATCAAGTTCGTAATTTAGCGTTGCAAGAAAAAGCCAGCATTGTTGCTCTATGTGCTGCAACTGAAGCAGAATTAGTTGAATTAGATGAAGCAGATCGCCAAGAATTCATGGAAGACTTAGGTTTAAGTGAACCCGGATTACATCGCGTGATTCGTGCAGGTTATGAATTATTAGGATTACAAACTTATTTTACTGCGGGCGTCAAAGAAGTAAGAGCATGGACTATTCCTAAGGGAGCTACTGCGCCACAAGCAGCAGGCGTTATCCATTCGGACTTTGAAAAAGGCTTTATCCGCGCAGAAGTCATTGCCTATGATGCATTTATCACATGTAAAGGTGAACAAGGTGCAAAAGAAGCAGGAAAATTACGTCTGGAAGGTAAAGATTATGTGGTTTGTGATGGCGATGTCATGCATTTTCGATTTAATGTATAA